Below is a window of Candidatus Methylomirabilota bacterium DNA.
CTCGAGGACGGCGTCGAGCGTCATCCGCCCCACGCCGGGCAGGGTGAAGATCGTCTCGACGACGATGGCGCCGCCCAGCATGTAGCCGACCTGCAGTCCCAGCACGGTGACGATGGGAATGGCAGCGTTCGGCAGCACGTGCCGGAACAGGACGGCGCGCTCGGCGAGCCCCTTGGCGCGGGCGTACTGCACGAAGCCTCGAGGCACGGTGTCGAGCACCGCGGCGCGGGTGAGCCGCCCCAGCACGGCGGCGCGGCTCAGGGCCAGGGTGAGCGCGGGCAGGACGAGGTGGAGAAGGTTGTCGACCGGACTCTCCCCGAAGGCCACGAAGCCGCTCGAGGGCAGGAGGCCGAGCCCGAGCGAGACGAGCAGGATCAGCATGATGCCGAGCCAGAAGTCCGGGATGGAGATGCCGAGCAGGCCGATGGTGAGCGATGCCCGGTCGGCGACGCCGCCCCGGTGGCCGCCGCCCAGGAGCCCGAGGGGCACGCCGATGAGCGCCGCGCATGCGGTGGCGAGCAGGGTCAGCTCGGCGGTGACGGGGAGGCGGTCGAGGATCATGCGGCCGATCGGCTCGTTCTGGCGAAAGTCCAGGCCGAAGTCGCCCCGCGCGAGCCCGCCGAGCCACATGAGGTACTGGCGAGGGAGCGGCTCGTCCAGATGGAACTCCGCGCGGAGGGCGCGCACCGCCTCCGGGGTGGCCTTGTAGCCGAGGACGGTGACGGCGGGATCGCCCGGCACGACCCGCATGAGCGCGAACACGAGCACACTCATGCCGAGGAGCAGCGGCACGGCCAGGGCGAGCCGGCGAGCCGCGTAGATCCAGGGCGAGGACACCCCCTCACCCTGCCCTCTCCCCCAGTGGGGGAGAGGGATCAGAA
It encodes the following:
- a CDS encoding ABC transporter permease codes for the protein MSSPWIYAARRLALAVPLLLGMSVLVFALMRVVPGDPAVTVLGYKATPEAVRALRAEFHLDEPLPRQYLMWLGGLARGDFGLDFRQNEPIGRMILDRLPVTAELTLLATACAALIGVPLGLLGGGHRGGVADRASLTIGLLGISIPDFWLGIMLILLVSLGLGLLPSSGFVAFGESPVDNLLHLVLPALTLALSRAAVLGRLTRAAVLDTVPRGFVQYARAKGLAERAVLFRHVLPNAAIPIVTVLGLQVGYMLGGAIVVETIFTLPGVGRMTLDAVLERNYPVVQSTVLVIGAMFMLVNLATDILYGIIDPRVRRP